The DNA sequence CTCTTCAAAAAGAAGTGGTTGATCAAGATGAAGATCGAGGTAATAGTTCTCCATATGTTTTTTTATTGTATGTTTTAAAATGCCAATTTCCTGAGACACTTTCTGATCACCTGCATTTCACTCTGGACATTATTATCCGTCTAGACCTTGTCAGCCATATTGCCATTCAGCCTTTAATTTTCGGTACTGTCGCTCTCAATCGTACCGTTTGCCGTCTGTATTAAAGCTTTCCCCCTGATCTTCACCGCTGAAGTATGCTCAGTGAACTGAGCAACCATTACCTCGCCGCAATCAAGTTTTTCCGCATGATGAAATTTTGTATCCGTGCCTCTCGTCAAACCAATTACCTTCACACCGTCTTCCAGTGCCTTGATTACGATAAAATCAGTTTTGCCAACTGGCTGCTCCATATTCTCGCCTCCTTGCACAAATATGTCCCGTTCCAATGATTGAGGATTTCTCTACAAGGTATGTTGCAAGCAACGTCCACAACTTCAGCAGAGATACTTGCAACTCACAATCCTAATTCATCTTTAATTCATCTTTATTTAATATCCACTATAGCACTTGGCGTGTCAAACAATTCGCAGGATATAGCAAATAGATATATGTAATAAATGGAAAAGGAGGACGCTCATGCGCCCTCCTGGATTTTCAGTGAAGCCCTATGTATGAATTAGTTAACAGCATCTTTAAGGGCTTTACCTGGTTTGAATGCAGGAACCTTGCTTGCAGGGATATCAATCTCAGCACCAGTTTGCGGATTGCGGCCTTTGCGTGCAGAACGTTCGCGCACTTCAAAGTTACCGAAGCCGATCAACTGGACTTTATCGCCATCCTTCAAAGCTTCAGCTACTGTATC is a window from the Aciduricibacillus chroicocephali genome containing:
- the mtrB gene encoding trp RNA-binding attenuation protein MtrB: MEQPVGKTDFIVIKALEDGVKVIGLTRGTDTKFHHAEKLDCGEVMVAQFTEHTSAVKIRGKALIQTANGTIESDSTEN
- a CDS encoding HU family DNA-binding protein, with the protein product MNKTDLINAVAEKSELSKKDATKAVDAVFDTVAEALKDGDKVQLIGFGNFEVRERSARKGRNPQTGAEIDIPASKVPAFKPGKALKDAVN